In Xanthomonas sp. SI, the following are encoded in one genomic region:
- a CDS encoding glucokinase family protein, giving the protein MSASSSPVAAAGPRAEPFIAADVGGTHVRIGLVSRGDASDSVQTVKVLDYRKYRCADYPGLTEIIGEFLSGVPGPAPTRGVIASAGYALEDGRVITTNLPWSLSPPEIRERLGMQALHLVNDFEAVAYAASSMDASEVLHLTGPRKAQRGPALVIGPGTGLGAAVWIPTNGGAVVLATEAGHAALPIGNELEMAIAQRLLRTRSYVPVEHLLSGPGLLNLYKVLCELHDVAPAHAAPSEVTAAALAGNDPLAHEALSAFCGLLGSVVGDMALLYGIQSGIYLAGGFLPQIGEFLAASSFVERYLNKGAMRPALEQIPVKLVEHGQLGVIGAANWFLQQQR; this is encoded by the coding sequence GTGTCCGCAAGCAGTTCACCAGTGGCAGCGGCCGGACCGCGCGCCGAGCCTTTCATCGCCGCCGACGTCGGCGGTACCCATGTGCGTATCGGCCTGGTGTCGCGCGGCGACGCCAGCGACAGCGTGCAGACGGTCAAGGTGCTGGACTATCGCAAGTACCGCTGCGCCGACTATCCGGGCCTGACCGAGATCATTGGCGAATTCCTGTCCGGCGTGCCGGGTCCGGCGCCGACCCGTGGCGTGATCGCCAGCGCCGGCTATGCGCTGGAAGACGGCAGGGTGATCACCACCAATCTGCCGTGGAGCCTGTCGCCGCCGGAGATCCGCGAGCGGCTGGGCATGCAGGCGCTGCACCTGGTCAACGATTTCGAAGCGGTGGCCTATGCGGCCTCGTCGATGGATGCCAGCGAAGTGTTGCATCTGACCGGCCCGCGCAAGGCGCAGCGCGGACCGGCGCTGGTCATCGGCCCGGGCACAGGGCTCGGCGCGGCGGTGTGGATTCCGACCAATGGCGGCGCCGTCGTGCTGGCCACCGAAGCCGGACACGCGGCCTTGCCGATCGGCAATGAACTGGAGATGGCGATCGCGCAGCGGCTGCTGCGCACGCGCAGCTATGTGCCGGTGGAACACCTGCTGTCCGGTCCCGGCCTGCTCAATCTCTATAAGGTGTTGTGCGAGCTGCACGATGTCGCGCCGGCGCATGCCGCGCCCAGCGAGGTCACCGCGGCGGCGCTGGCCGGCAACGATCCGCTGGCGCACGAAGCGCTGTCGGCGTTCTGCGGCCTGCTCGGCAGCGTGGTCGGCGACATGGCGCTGCTGTACGGCATCCAGAGCGGCATCTACCTGGCCGGCGGCTTCCTGCCGCAGATCGGCGAGTTCCTGGCCGCCAGCAGCTTCGTCGAGCGCTATTTGAACAAGGGCGCGATGCGTCCGGCGCTGGAGCAGATCCCGGTGAAGCTGGTGGAGCACGGCCAGCTCGGGGTGATCGGCGCGGCGAACTGGTTCTTGCAGCAGCAGCGCTAG
- a CDS encoding alpha-L-fucosidase, producing the protein MTSETRLRADRSRHAGAVRKTLASSFSLIFALAAMPACAADAPSPTAPTATTLSPEQIDQQWLQATAKYAPERARLVREADAGARKGPFRPDWASLKNYRSPGWYDNAKFGIFIHWGVFSVPAFGNEWYSRNMYQPDAKDSQDYAHHRETYGPQSTFGYKDLIPLFTAPKFDPQGWAKLFRQAGARYVVPVAEHHDGFAMYDSQLSDWTATKMGPKRDVIGELSKAIRAEGLHFGLSSHRAEHNWFFDGGRRFDSDVNDPRYAGLYGPAQIRLPGKDDADVVNDWTPVSQAWLDDWLARTTELIDRYDPELIYFDWWIAHPTFRSTLPTMLSYYYNHGAARGDGVVVNYKLGAFPEGAGTLDIERGQLTGIHPTHWQTDTSVSNASWGYVENDTYKTPTFIVHMLVDVVSKNGNLMLNIGPRADGSIPDTERDILLSIGKWLKTNGEAIYDSQPWRTYGEGPTEVVGGTFQDTKTKPYTAEDFRFTTGHGALYAIELGWPAGGKAVIRSLTPADGVRGVTLLATGKKVPFEQRADGLHLTLPTKPAGEHAYVFRIDLPFPTSTR; encoded by the coding sequence ATGACGTCCGAGACCCGCCTGCGCGCGGACCGATCCCGCCACGCCGGAGCTGTACGCAAGACTCTGGCAAGCAGCTTTTCCCTCATTTTCGCGTTGGCGGCCATGCCGGCCTGCGCCGCGGATGCGCCGTCGCCGACCGCGCCCACCGCCACCACCCTCAGTCCCGAACAGATCGACCAGCAGTGGCTGCAGGCCACCGCCAAGTACGCGCCCGAACGCGCGCGGCTGGTGCGCGAAGCCGATGCCGGCGCGCGCAAGGGACCGTTCCGCCCGGACTGGGCCTCGCTGAAGAACTACCGTTCGCCCGGCTGGTACGACAACGCCAAGTTCGGCATCTTCATCCACTGGGGCGTGTTCTCGGTGCCGGCCTTCGGCAACGAGTGGTACTCGCGCAACATGTACCAACCCGACGCCAAGGACAGCCAGGACTACGCGCACCATCGCGAGACGTACGGCCCGCAGTCCACCTTCGGCTACAAGGACCTGATCCCGCTGTTCACCGCGCCCAAGTTCGACCCGCAGGGCTGGGCCAAGCTGTTCCGCCAGGCCGGCGCGCGCTACGTGGTGCCGGTGGCCGAACACCACGACGGCTTCGCGATGTACGACTCGCAGCTGTCGGACTGGACCGCGACCAAGATGGGTCCCAAGCGCGACGTGATCGGCGAGCTGTCCAAGGCGATCCGCGCCGAAGGCCTGCATTTCGGCCTGTCCTCGCACCGCGCCGAGCACAACTGGTTCTTCGACGGCGGCCGCAGGTTCGACTCGGACGTCAACGATCCGCGCTACGCCGGCCTGTACGGGCCGGCACAGATCCGTTTGCCGGGCAAGGACGATGCCGATGTCGTCAACGACTGGACGCCGGTGTCGCAGGCGTGGCTGGACGACTGGCTGGCGCGCACCACCGAGCTGATCGACCGCTATGACCCGGAGCTGATCTACTTCGACTGGTGGATCGCGCACCCGACCTTCCGCAGCACCTTGCCGACCATGCTGTCGTACTACTACAACCACGGCGCCGCGCGCGGCGACGGGGTGGTGGTGAACTACAAGCTCGGCGCGTTCCCGGAAGGCGCCGGCACGCTGGATATCGAGCGCGGCCAGCTCACCGGCATTCACCCGACCCACTGGCAGACCGACACCTCGGTCAGCAACGCCTCGTGGGGCTATGTCGAAAACGACACCTACAAGACCCCGACCTTCATCGTGCACATGCTGGTGGACGTGGTCAGCAAGAACGGCAACCTGATGCTCAACATCGGCCCGCGCGCCGACGGCTCGATCCCCGATACCGAACGCGACATCCTGCTGTCGATCGGCAAGTGGCTGAAGACCAACGGCGAGGCGATCTACGACAGCCAGCCGTGGCGCACCTATGGCGAAGGCCCCACCGAAGTGGTCGGCGGCACCTTCCAGGACACCAAGACCAAGCCCTACACCGCCGAGGATTTCCGTTTCACCACCGGCCACGGCGCGCTGTACGCGATCGAGCTGGGCTGGCCGGCCGGCGGCAAGGCGGTGATCCGCTCGCTCACCCCCGCCGACGGCGTGCGCGGCGTGACCCTGCTCGCCACCGGCAAGAAGGTGCCGTTCGAACAGCGCGCCGACGGCCTGCACCTGACCCTGCCGACCAAGCCCGCCGGCGAACACGCCTACGTGTTCCGCATCGACCTGCCCTTCCCCACTTCCACCCGCTGA
- a CDS encoding TonB-dependent receptor, translating to MNHTRLAPLAFAIAAALAAPASVFAQQVPPPQNDAATAPATDSGTAASDQAAPAAVQELDAVKVTGYRASLQKSLNIKRNADAIVDAISAEDVGKFPAANVAESLSHLPGVSVDRQFGEGEKVSILGTDPALNRVLLNGQSIASTSWGGDPNNPDSRSFNYSLLAPEVIGSAEVYKSPQASIDEGSLGGTVILHTRKPLELDKNLLTGSVSYGYNDRSEDGKPNASLLYNWKNDAGTLGVLGSVMHSERSLRRDGVEIFGYSDIQDAGFPDAVAAGKQGVYPTAINSALFTQTRKRDGVTGSLQWKPNDAFELTYTGLYVEETFDNVNQSRYANFVPANATALDVTDGVATSGAYGDNAETILDSYVRKTTVKTSSNTLRGDWHGDGWNVSGQVGATRSAGGADRIYGLTFRGNGGYDYAIDHRNVGVDYAVPPSALESMSVLGATVNRYPNLDKERYAQLDFDHDVAWGPITKLRAGVKATRHSTAQDMYYDSFPADPNTTLAAVYGGGTPGGYLDGLSVSDDMHHWPRQSPGALVDYVGGLPGSDTLAPSYGSSFDVVERNRAAYLQADFSGYNYRGNIGVRYVNTRDAIGGYQYDGSAYAPVRYNKSYGEWLPSLNFAYDLSDALILRVAAAKVIARPRYADLTPYVNADDNKLTASSGNPALDPYRSTNYGASLEWYFAPNSVLAGELFYRDISNYILQTLVQQPLHNNTYNREDIYEVTLPQNSGAAKVKGVSLSYQQELGGGFGVAANYTYSKADTQGDYNLPYNSKNSYNLSPYFEKGPWEARLTLGWRSAYFTQIGRLGANQMTDDFTQLDASVSYAITDKVKLQLEGTNLLDETYYSYVGQESQPYYLYKNGRGYMLSVHFTL from the coding sequence TTGAACCACACCCGCCTCGCTCCCCTGGCCTTCGCCATCGCCGCGGCGCTGGCCGCACCGGCCAGCGTCTTCGCCCAGCAAGTCCCCCCGCCACAGAACGACGCCGCGACAGCGCCCGCGACCGACAGCGGCACCGCCGCCAGCGACCAAGCCGCGCCCGCGGCGGTACAGGAACTGGATGCGGTCAAGGTCACCGGCTACCGCGCCAGCCTGCAGAAATCGCTCAACATCAAGCGCAATGCCGATGCGATCGTTGATGCGATCTCGGCCGAGGACGTCGGCAAGTTTCCCGCCGCCAACGTCGCCGAATCGCTGTCGCACCTGCCCGGGGTCAGCGTCGATCGCCAGTTCGGCGAGGGCGAGAAGGTCTCGATCCTCGGCACCGATCCGGCCCTGAACCGGGTGCTGCTCAACGGCCAGAGTATCGCCTCCACCAGTTGGGGCGGCGATCCGAACAATCCGGACAGCCGCTCGTTCAACTACTCGCTGCTGGCGCCGGAAGTGATCGGCAGCGCCGAGGTCTACAAGAGCCCGCAGGCCAGCATCGACGAAGGCAGCCTGGGCGGCACCGTGATCCTGCACACGCGCAAGCCGCTGGAACTGGACAAGAACCTGCTGACCGGCAGCGTGAGCTACGGCTACAACGACCGCTCCGAGGACGGCAAGCCCAACGCCTCGCTGCTGTACAACTGGAAGAACGACGCCGGCACGCTCGGCGTACTCGGCTCGGTGATGCATTCGGAGCGCTCACTGCGCCGCGACGGCGTGGAGATCTTCGGCTACAGCGACATCCAGGACGCCGGCTTCCCCGACGCGGTCGCCGCCGGCAAGCAAGGGGTCTACCCCACCGCGATCAACAGCGCACTGTTCACCCAGACCCGCAAGCGCGACGGCGTCACCGGCTCGCTGCAGTGGAAGCCGAACGATGCCTTCGAGCTGACCTACACCGGCCTGTACGTCGAGGAGACCTTCGACAACGTCAACCAGAGCCGCTACGCCAACTTCGTGCCGGCCAACGCCACCGCGCTGGACGTGACCGACGGCGTCGCCACCTCCGGCGCCTATGGCGACAACGCCGAAACCATCCTCGATTCGTACGTGCGCAAGACCACGGTCAAGACCAGCAGCAACACCCTGCGCGGCGACTGGCACGGCGACGGCTGGAACGTCTCCGGCCAGGTCGGCGCGACCCGCTCGGCCGGCGGCGCCGATCGCATCTACGGCCTCACCTTCCGCGGCAACGGCGGCTACGACTACGCCATCGATCACCGCAACGTCGGCGTGGACTACGCGGTGCCGCCGTCGGCGCTGGAATCGATGTCGGTGCTAGGCGCCACCGTCAACCGCTATCCAAACCTGGACAAGGAGCGCTACGCGCAACTGGACTTCGACCACGACGTGGCCTGGGGGCCGATCACCAAGCTGCGCGCCGGGGTCAAGGCCACGCGCCACAGCACCGCGCAGGACATGTACTACGACAGCTTCCCCGCCGACCCGAACACCACGCTGGCCGCGGTCTATGGCGGCGGCACGCCCGGCGGCTATCTGGACGGTCTGTCGGTCAGCGACGACATGCACCACTGGCCGCGGCAAAGCCCTGGCGCGCTGGTGGACTACGTCGGCGGCCTGCCCGGCAGCGATACGCTCGCGCCCAGCTACGGCAGCAGCTTCGACGTGGTCGAGCGCAACCGCGCCGCGTATCTGCAGGCGGATTTTTCCGGCTACAACTACCGCGGCAACATCGGCGTGCGCTACGTCAACACCCGCGACGCGATCGGCGGCTACCAGTACGACGGCAGCGCCTATGCGCCGGTGCGCTACAACAAGTCCTACGGCGAATGGCTGCCGTCGCTTAACTTCGCCTACGACCTGTCCGACGCGCTGATCCTGCGCGTGGCCGCGGCCAAGGTGATCGCGCGGCCGCGCTATGCCGACCTCACGCCCTACGTCAACGCCGACGACAACAAGCTCACCGCCAGCAGCGGCAATCCGGCGCTGGATCCGTACCGCTCCACCAACTACGGCGCCTCGCTGGAATGGTATTTCGCGCCCAACAGCGTGCTCGCCGGCGAACTGTTCTACCGCGACATCTCCAACTACATCCTGCAGACCCTGGTGCAGCAACCGCTGCACAACAACACCTACAACCGCGAGGACATCTACGAGGTGACGCTGCCGCAGAATTCCGGCGCGGCCAAGGTCAAGGGCGTGTCGCTGAGCTACCAGCAGGAACTGGGCGGCGGCTTCGGCGTGGCGGCGAACTACACCTACTCCAAGGCCGATACCCAGGGCGACTACAACCTGCCCTACAACTCCAAGAACAGCTACAACCTCAGCCCCTACTTCGAGAAAGGGCCCTGGGAGGCGCGGCTGACCCTGGGCTGGCGCTCGGCCTACTTCACCCAGATCGGGCGCCTGGGCGCGAACCAGATGACCGACGACTTCACCCAGCTCGATGCGTCGGTGTCCTACGCCATCACCGACAAGGTCAAACTGCAGCTGGAAGGCACCAACCTGCTCGACGAGACCTACTACAGCTACGTCGGCCAGGAGAGCCAGCCCTACTATCTGTACAAGAACGGGCGCGGCTACATGCTCAGCGTGCACTTCACGCTATAA
- a CDS encoding TonB-dependent receptor encodes MNSRTTTLAISIMAALYLSGNAMAQEAPASGAESKNVQELDTITVTGYRASLEKSQAVKRSANSIVDAISAEDIGKFPDTNAAESLAHLPGISVDRQFGEGEKVSINGTDPALNRVLLNGQTIASGDWGGNPSDTSGRTFNYTLLSPEIIGLMEVYKTPEARIDEGSIGGTVIVHTRKPLDLPKNTIRGSVGYNYNDRSEEGNPRGSALWSWKNDDETFGALISATHDKQDISRAGIEFFGYTTGANIPATANITGDGGNVATAKVPAGINSAYFQQTRERNGLQGALQWKPNEQNEFNLTGIYIKGKYNNFSESRYVCPACNDDLKKVTSANVQNGYITSGTVTDGAAGQPYAQLDTNYRESTVTTKSVNLRHDWYGDNWVFTTQAGTTKATGGKNPEYLMKFLLQDGGYNFNYDGSHTGVTYDNNSASNWGLASGQQAGGLEYTTTEDKEKYFQFDAARDLQWGPFNKVLVGYKYINHDNGQNSRGNAIFANQDVLLTGFNPGTTPGGLYDGLGASGDLVNWPTANLNSVLDYLKGLPQAALTPKFGQIYDVKEITSDLYAQMNFEAGKFRGNVGLRYADTKDKSQYYQTSDGGTTYAFQQVSNEYKKPLPSFNIAYDLDDTKVLRFSAAKVMARPRYSDLAGSFSLNSTSGDLTASGGNPDLKPYESTNYDLAAEWYFAPSSMLSAEVFYRDISSYIVSTTTTEILSDPTNGIVNQPYSVTRPINATGAKVKGASLNYQQAFGYGFGLQANYTYAESSSEDGLNLPYLSRNTYNVIPYWENGPWMVRVNYSYRSKYFTQIGRLDSNVFTDEYKQLDLTASYEINDWMSVSVSATNLLDSTYYWYNEVKYAPIGMYKNGRGYQAQLNFKF; translated from the coding sequence ATGAATAGCCGCACCACCACGTTAGCCATCAGCATCATGGCCGCGCTGTACCTGTCCGGTAATGCTATGGCGCAGGAAGCACCCGCTTCCGGCGCAGAGTCGAAGAACGTCCAGGAACTGGACACCATCACCGTCACCGGCTACCGCGCCTCGCTGGAGAAGAGCCAGGCGGTCAAGCGCTCGGCCAACTCCATCGTCGACGCGATCAGCGCCGAGGACATCGGCAAGTTCCCGGACACCAATGCCGCCGAGTCGCTGGCGCACCTGCCGGGCATCAGCGTGGACCGCCAGTTCGGCGAAGGCGAGAAGGTCAGCATCAACGGCACCGATCCGGCGCTGAACCGCGTGCTGCTCAACGGCCAGACCATCGCCTCGGGCGACTGGGGCGGCAACCCGTCCGACACCAGCGGCCGTACCTTCAACTACACCCTGCTGTCGCCGGAAATCATCGGCCTGATGGAGGTCTACAAGACCCCGGAAGCGCGCATCGACGAAGGCTCGATCGGCGGCACCGTGATCGTGCACACCCGCAAGCCGCTGGACCTGCCGAAGAACACCATCCGCGGCTCGGTCGGCTACAACTACAACGACCGCTCGGAAGAAGGCAACCCGCGCGGCTCGGCGCTGTGGAGCTGGAAGAACGACGACGAGACCTTCGGCGCGTTGATCTCCGCCACCCACGACAAGCAGGACATCTCGCGCGCCGGCATCGAGTTCTTCGGCTACACCACCGGCGCCAACATCCCCGCCACCGCCAATATCACGGGCGACGGTGGTAACGTTGCTACCGCCAAGGTGCCGGCCGGCATCAACAGCGCCTACTTCCAGCAGACCCGCGAGCGCAACGGCCTGCAGGGCGCGCTGCAGTGGAAGCCGAACGAGCAGAACGAGTTCAACCTGACCGGCATCTACATCAAGGGCAAGTACAACAACTTCAGCGAATCGCGCTACGTCTGTCCGGCCTGCAACGACGATCTGAAGAAAGTCACCAGCGCCAACGTGCAGAACGGCTACATCACCTCCGGCACCGTCACCGACGGCGCCGCCGGCCAGCCCTACGCCCAGCTCGACACCAATTACCGCGAAAGCACCGTCACCACCAAGAGCGTGAACCTGCGCCACGACTGGTACGGCGACAACTGGGTGTTCACCACCCAGGCCGGCACCACCAAGGCCACCGGCGGCAAGAATCCCGAGTACCTGATGAAGTTCCTGCTGCAGGACGGCGGCTACAACTTCAACTACGACGGCAGCCACACCGGCGTCACCTACGACAACAACAGCGCGTCCAACTGGGGCCTGGCCTCCGGCCAGCAGGCCGGCGGCCTCGAGTACACCACCACCGAGGACAAGGAAAAGTACTTCCAGTTCGATGCGGCCCGCGATCTGCAATGGGGCCCGTTCAACAAGGTGCTGGTGGGCTACAAGTACATCAACCACGACAACGGCCAGAACTCGCGCGGCAACGCGATCTTCGCCAACCAGGACGTGCTGCTGACCGGCTTCAACCCGGGCACCACGCCGGGCGGCCTGTACGACGGCCTGGGCGCAAGCGGCGACCTGGTCAACTGGCCGACCGCCAACCTCAACTCGGTGCTGGACTATCTGAAGGGGCTGCCGCAGGCGGCGCTGACGCCCAAGTTCGGCCAGATCTACGACGTCAAGGAAATCACCAGCGACCTGTACGCGCAGATGAACTTCGAAGCCGGCAAGTTCCGCGGCAACGTCGGCCTGCGCTACGCCGACACCAAGGACAAGTCGCAGTACTACCAGACCAGCGATGGCGGCACGACCTACGCGTTCCAGCAGGTCAGCAACGAGTACAAGAAGCCGCTGCCCAGCTTCAACATCGCCTATGACCTGGACGACACCAAGGTGCTGCGCTTCTCCGCGGCCAAGGTGATGGCACGCCCGCGCTACAGCGACCTGGCCGGTTCGTTCTCGCTCAACAGCACCAGCGGCGACCTGACCGCCAGCGGCGGCAACCCGGACCTGAAGCCGTACGAGTCGACCAACTACGATCTGGCCGCCGAATGGTACTTCGCTCCGTCCAGCATGCTGTCGGCCGAAGTGTTCTATCGCGACATCAGCTCCTACATCGTCAGCACCACGACCACGGAGATCCTCAGCGACCCGACCAACGGCATCGTCAACCAGCCGTACAGCGTGACCCGCCCGATCAACGCCACCGGCGCCAAGGTCAAGGGCGCGTCGCTGAACTACCAGCAGGCGTTCGGCTACGGCTTCGGCCTGCAGGCGAACTACACCTACGCCGAGTCCAGCTCCGAGGACGGCCTGAACCTGCCGTACCTGTCGCGCAACACCTACAACGTGATCCCGTACTGGGAAAACGGTCCGTGGATGGTGCGGGTGAACTACAGCTACCGCTCCAAGTACTTCACCCAGATCGGCCGCCTGGACTCGAACGTGTTCACCGACGAGTACAAGCAGCTGGACCTGACCGCCTCGTACGAGATCAACGACTGGATGAGCGTCAGCGTCAGCGCCACCAACCTGCTCGACTCCACGTACTACTGGTACAACGAGGTCAAGTACGCGCCGATCGGCATGTACAAGAACGGCCGCGGCTACCAGGCGCAGCTGAACTTCAAGTTCTGA
- the bioA gene encoding adenosylmethionine--8-amino-7-oxononanoate transaminase, with translation MLTDLTASQTAAAWRQRDLAVLWHPCTQMREHPDTLPLLPIARGEGAWLIDHEGNRYLDAVSSWWTNLFGHSEPRIAAAIAAQATQLEQVMLAGFSHAPAVELAEQLLALAPRQDGRAPLAKVFYADNGSAGVEVALKMAFHYFHNRGETRRTRFVALENGYHGETIGALAVGDIPLYRRVYAPLLCEALFAPSPDAYLAAPGQSARQRADAAADALADLFDRHPGEICAVILEPRLQCAGGMRMHDPAYLRRARELCDANGAFLIADEIATGFGRTGTLFACEQAGVMPDLLCLSKGLTGGFLPLSAVLATQHLYDAFLDDSRERAFLHSHSYTGNPLACAAALASLRIFQQDDVIARNRSTAETMRALSAPFNDHPHVADVRQAGMVVAFELTRNGDKRTPFAAGARVGLCAYRAALQRGVVLRPLGDVLYWMPPYCVDDAQLALLAETTLAAIDEAVACA, from the coding sequence ATGCTAACAGACCTGACCGCATCACAGACTGCCGCCGCCTGGCGGCAACGCGACCTGGCGGTGCTGTGGCACCCCTGCACGCAGATGCGCGAGCATCCGGACACCCTGCCGCTGCTGCCGATCGCGCGCGGCGAAGGCGCCTGGCTGATCGATCACGAAGGCAACCGCTACCTGGATGCGGTGAGCAGCTGGTGGACCAATCTGTTCGGCCACAGCGAGCCGCGCATCGCCGCGGCCATCGCCGCGCAGGCCACCCAGCTGGAACAGGTGATGCTGGCCGGCTTCAGCCACGCGCCGGCGGTGGAACTGGCCGAGCAGCTGCTGGCGCTGGCGCCGCGCCAGGACGGGCGCGCGCCGCTGGCCAAGGTGTTCTACGCCGACAACGGCTCGGCCGGGGTCGAAGTGGCGCTGAAGATGGCCTTCCACTATTTCCACAACCGCGGCGAGACCCGCCGCACCCGTTTCGTCGCGCTGGAGAACGGCTACCACGGCGAGACCATCGGCGCGCTGGCGGTCGGCGACATCCCGCTGTACCGGCGGGTGTACGCGCCGCTGCTGTGCGAAGCCCTGTTCGCGCCCTCGCCCGACGCCTACCTGGCCGCGCCGGGGCAGAGCGCGCGGCAGCGCGCCGATGCCGCCGCCGATGCGCTGGCCGACCTGTTCGACCGCCATCCGGGCGAGATCTGCGCGGTGATCCTGGAGCCACGCCTGCAGTGCGCCGGCGGCATGCGCATGCACGACCCGGCCTATCTGCGCCGCGCGCGCGAGCTGTGCGACGCCAACGGCGCGTTCCTGATCGCCGACGAGATCGCCACCGGCTTCGGCCGTACCGGCACCCTGTTCGCCTGCGAGCAGGCCGGGGTGATGCCGGACCTGCTGTGCCTGTCCAAGGGCCTGACCGGCGGCTTCCTGCCGCTGTCGGCGGTGTTGGCCACGCAACACTTATATGACGCCTTCCTCGACGACAGCCGCGAGCGCGCCTTCCTGCACTCGCACAGCTATACCGGCAATCCGCTGGCCTGCGCCGCCGCGCTGGCCAGCCTGCGGATCTTCCAGCAGGACGACGTGATCGCGCGCAACCGCAGCACCGCCGAAACCATGCGCGCGCTGTCGGCGCCGTTCAACGACCATCCGCATGTGGCCGACGTGCGCCAGGCCGGAATGGTGGTGGCGTTCGAACTGACCCGCAACGGCGACAAACGCACCCCGTTCGCGGCCGGCGCGCGGGTCGGCCTGTGCGCGTACCGCGCCGCCCTGCAGCGCGGCGTGGTGCTGCGCCCGCTGGGCGACGTGCTGTACTGGATGCCGCCGTACTGCGTGGACGACGCGCAGCTGGCGCTGCTCGCCGAGACCACCCTGGCCGCGATCGACGAGGCCGTGGCATGCGCCTGA
- a CDS encoding 16S rRNA (uracil(1498)-N(3))-methyltransferase, producing MRLTRCHVELPLREGEDVVLPEDVAGHLLRVLRLREGDRCVLFNGDGCDYDAELLQVGKRGASARIGAAQPADNESPLAITLLQGVARGEKMDLILQKATELGVAAIVPVWAERTEVKLDAARTDKRVAHWRSVVVSACEQSGRARVPSLAAPLALADAAAAVAGTQLKLTLDPQGEHRLRTLDIASNAATIAIGPEGGWSPRDRAALHAAGFAGLRLGPRILRTETAGLAAIAALQARCGDL from the coding sequence ATGCGCCTGACCCGCTGCCATGTCGAGCTGCCGTTGCGCGAAGGCGAGGACGTGGTGCTGCCCGAGGACGTCGCCGGGCATCTGCTGCGCGTGCTGCGGCTGCGCGAAGGCGACCGCTGCGTGCTGTTCAACGGCGACGGCTGCGACTACGACGCCGAACTGCTGCAGGTCGGCAAGCGCGGCGCCAGCGCGCGGATCGGTGCGGCGCAGCCGGCGGACAACGAATCGCCGCTGGCGATCACCCTGCTGCAGGGCGTGGCGCGCGGCGAGAAGATGGACCTGATCCTGCAGAAGGCGACCGAACTGGGCGTGGCCGCGATCGTGCCGGTGTGGGCCGAGCGCACCGAGGTGAAGCTGGATGCGGCACGCACCGACAAGCGCGTGGCGCACTGGCGCAGCGTCGTGGTCTCGGCCTGCGAACAGTCCGGCCGCGCGCGCGTGCCCAGCCTGGCCGCGCCGCTGGCGCTGGCCGACGCCGCCGCTGCGGTGGCCGGCACGCAGCTGAAGCTCACCCTGGATCCGCAAGGCGAACACCGGCTGCGCACGCTGGACATCGCCAGCAACGCGGCGACGATCGCGATCGGCCCGGAGGGCGGCTGGTCGCCGCGCGACCGCGCCGCGCTGCACGCCGCCGGCTTCGCCGGCCTGCGCCTGGGACCGCGTATCCTGCGCACCGAGACCGCCGGCCTGGCCGCGATCGCGGCATTGCAGGCGCGCTGCGGCGACCTGTGA
- the nudE gene encoding ADP compounds hydrolase NudE, with amino-acid sequence MSRPLPIIHALRERGESAMERKVEELDLEFSNGERRVFHRLKSPGHGAVVVVPMLDAQTVLLVREYAAGVHRYELGLVKGRIDAGETPLQAADRELKEEAGYGARQLQVLRAMTLAPTYMSHQSWLVLAQDLYPEKLAGDEPEELEVVPWKLAELDQLMLREDFSEGRSLAALFIAREWLGRSG; translated from the coding sequence GTGAGCCGTCCGCTGCCGATCATCCACGCGCTGCGCGAGCGCGGCGAGTCGGCCATGGAGCGCAAGGTCGAAGAGCTGGACCTGGAGTTCAGCAACGGCGAACGGCGCGTGTTCCACCGACTCAAATCCCCCGGCCACGGCGCGGTGGTGGTGGTGCCGATGCTGGACGCGCAGACCGTGCTGCTGGTGCGCGAGTACGCCGCCGGCGTGCATCGCTACGAACTGGGCCTGGTCAAGGGCCGCATCGACGCCGGCGAGACGCCGCTGCAGGCGGCCGACCGCGAACTCAAGGAAGAGGCCGGCTACGGCGCCCGGCAGCTGCAGGTGCTGCGCGCGATGACCCTGGCGCCCACGTATATGAGCCACCAGTCCTGGCTGGTGCTCGCGCAAGATCTCTATCCCGAAAAACTTGCCGGCGACGAGCCGGAGGAACTAGAAGTGGTGCCCTGGAAACTGGCTGAACTGGATCAACTGATGTTGCGTGAGGATTTTTCCGAAGGGCGTTCGCTGGCGGCGCTGTTCATCGCCCGCGAGTGGCTGGGTCGTAGCGGATGA